In the genome of Kitasatospora cineracea, one region contains:
- the ispG gene encoding flavodoxin-dependent (E)-4-hydroxy-3-methylbut-2-enyl-diphosphate synthase has protein sequence MTAISLGIPSLPLKPLAQRRHSRQIMVGNVPVGGDAPVSVQSMTTTLTSDVNATLQQIAQLTASGCQIVRVAVPSQDDADALPIIARKSQIPVIADIHFQPKYVFAAIDAGCAAVRVNPGNIKAFDDKVGEIAKAAKDAGVPIRIGVNAGSLDKRLLEKYGRATPEALVESALWECSLFEEHDFRDIKISVKHNDPVVMINAYRQLAAACDYPLHLGVTEAGPAFQGTIKSAVAFGALLAEGIGDTIRVSLSAPPAEEIKVGIQILESLNLRQRGLEIVSCPSCGRAQVDVYKLAEEVTAGLEGMEVPLRVAVMGCVVNGPGEAREADLGVASGNGKGQIFVKGEVIKTVPESKIVETLIEEAMKLAEQMQEEGVASGAPVVVAAE, from the coding sequence ATGACCGCGATCTCGCTCGGTATCCCCTCCCTGCCGCTCAAGCCGCTGGCCCAGCGCCGCCACTCGCGTCAGATCATGGTCGGCAACGTGCCGGTCGGCGGCGACGCGCCGGTCTCGGTGCAGTCGATGACCACCACGCTCACCTCCGACGTCAACGCGACGCTGCAGCAGATCGCCCAGCTGACCGCCTCGGGCTGCCAGATCGTCCGGGTCGCCGTCCCCTCGCAGGACGACGCCGACGCGCTGCCGATCATCGCCCGGAAGTCGCAGATCCCGGTGATCGCCGACATCCACTTCCAGCCGAAGTACGTGTTCGCCGCGATCGACGCCGGCTGCGCCGCGGTCCGTGTCAACCCCGGCAACATCAAGGCGTTCGACGACAAGGTCGGCGAGATCGCCAAGGCCGCCAAGGACGCCGGCGTGCCGATCCGGATCGGCGTCAACGCCGGCTCGCTCGACAAGCGGCTGCTGGAGAAGTACGGCCGGGCCACCCCCGAGGCGCTGGTCGAGTCCGCGCTGTGGGAGTGCTCGCTGTTCGAGGAGCACGACTTCCGCGACATCAAGATCTCGGTCAAGCACAACGACCCGGTCGTGATGATCAACGCCTACCGGCAGCTCGCCGCCGCCTGCGACTACCCGCTGCACCTCGGCGTCACCGAGGCCGGCCCCGCCTTCCAGGGCACCATCAAGTCCGCGGTGGCGTTCGGCGCGCTGCTCGCCGAGGGCATCGGCGACACCATCCGGGTCTCGCTCTCCGCCCCGCCGGCCGAGGAGATCAAGGTCGGCATCCAGATCCTGGAGTCGCTGAACCTGCGCCAGCGCGGCCTGGAGATCGTCTCCTGCCCGTCCTGCGGCCGCGCCCAGGTCGACGTCTACAAGCTCGCCGAGGAGGTCACCGCCGGGCTGGAGGGCATGGAGGTGCCGCTGCGGGTCGCCGTCATGGGCTGCGTCGTCAACGGCCCCGGCGAGGCCCGGGAGGCCGACCTCGGCGTCGCCTCCGGCAACGGCAAGGGCCAGATCTTCGTCAAGGGCGAGGTGATCAAGACCGTGCCCGAGTCGAAGATCGTCGAGACCCTGATCGAGGAGGCCATGAAGCTGGCCGAGCAGATGCAGGAGGAGGGCGTCGCCTCCGGCGCCCCCGTCGTCGTGGCCGCCGAGTGA
- a CDS encoding ferritin-like domain-containing protein — protein sequence MPAPTRRTLLALGALTGLQLLCGCTDDHPAAPKPTAADPDRPLRLRQLAATDALLADYDAVLAAAPADADRLGNLREDVARHREALAGPLPSPSAAGSAASGSASAAGSASPAAGPAARTAAELAAAEQRTAALRLADLAAASPELARTLASIAASDAAHAAALGDTTAPAPAPSPSASASASAGALPAADTAALQAALAAEHAAVYGYGVVGAFLPTGPQREDARSGYSAHQARRDVWQRLLAAGGASPTAAAPGYRLPFAVKDPATAAQLAAHLETQLTAAYADLAATTALREQAAAALREAALRAAHWGADLPALPGLAAAS from the coding sequence ATGCCCGCACCCACACGGCGGACCCTGCTGGCCCTCGGGGCGCTCACCGGGCTCCAACTGCTCTGCGGCTGCACCGACGACCACCCGGCCGCGCCGAAGCCCACCGCCGCCGACCCGGACCGTCCGCTGCGGCTGCGTCAACTGGCCGCCACCGACGCCCTGCTCGCCGACTACGACGCGGTCCTCGCCGCCGCCCCGGCCGACGCCGACCGGCTCGGCAACCTGCGCGAGGACGTCGCCCGGCACCGCGAGGCGCTCGCCGGCCCGCTGCCCTCGCCGTCCGCCGCCGGGTCCGCCGCTTCCGGGTCCGCCTCCGCCGCCGGGTCCGCCTCCCCCGCCGCGGGCCCGGCCGCCCGGACGGCCGCCGAGCTGGCCGCCGCCGAGCAGCGGACCGCCGCGCTGCGCCTGGCCGACCTCGCCGCGGCCTCCCCCGAGCTGGCCCGGACCCTCGCCTCGATCGCCGCCTCCGACGCGGCCCACGCGGCCGCCCTCGGCGACACCACCGCGCCCGCCCCCGCCCCCTCCCCTTCGGCCTCGGCCTCGGCCTCGGCCGGTGCGCTCCCCGCCGCCGACACCGCCGCCCTGCAGGCGGCGCTGGCCGCCGAGCACGCCGCCGTCTACGGCTACGGCGTGGTCGGCGCGTTCCTCCCCACCGGGCCCCAGCGCGAGGACGCCCGCTCCGGCTACAGCGCCCACCAGGCCCGCCGCGACGTCTGGCAGCGCCTGCTGGCCGCCGGCGGCGCCTCCCCCACCGCCGCCGCCCCCGGTTACCGGCTGCCCTTCGCGGTCAAGGACCCCGCCACCGCCGCCCAGTTGGCCGCCCACCTGGAGACCCAGCTCACCGCCGCCTACGCCGACCTCGCCGCCACCACCGCGCTGCGCGAGCAGGCCGCCGCCGCGCTGCGCGAGGCCGCCCTGCGCGCCGCCCACTGGGGCGCCGACCTGCCCGCCCTCCCGGGCCTGGCCGCGGCGTCCTGA
- a CDS encoding GNAT family N-acetyltransferase → MLPGPFQVARALAATRVLEAPDLDDALEILHRDPVANAFVATRVEAVGLDPWRLGGEMWGWHDADGRLDALCYAGANLVPVNAGPEAVRAFAERARRQGRRCSSIVGPAEATATLWALLERSWGPARDVRAHQPLMATATPVTEVEPDPLVRRVGRAEIEALMPACVAMFTEEVGISPLAGDGGLLYQARVAELVSTGRSFARFDQDGKVVFKAEIGAVTAGACQVQGVWVAPEHRGKRLSETGMAAVVNTALAEVAPVVSLYVNDFNVRARAAYRRVGFREVGAFMSVLF, encoded by the coding sequence ATGCTGCCCGGCCCGTTCCAGGTCGCCCGGGCGCTCGCCGCCACCCGCGTGCTGGAGGCCCCCGACCTCGACGACGCGCTGGAGATCCTGCACCGCGACCCCGTCGCCAACGCCTTCGTCGCCACCCGGGTGGAGGCCGTCGGCCTCGACCCCTGGCGGCTCGGCGGCGAGATGTGGGGCTGGCACGACGCCGACGGCCGGCTCGACGCGCTCTGCTACGCCGGCGCCAACCTCGTCCCGGTCAACGCCGGCCCCGAGGCCGTCCGCGCCTTCGCCGAACGCGCCCGCCGGCAGGGCCGCCGCTGCTCCTCCATCGTCGGCCCCGCCGAGGCCACCGCGACGCTCTGGGCGCTGCTCGAGCGCTCCTGGGGCCCGGCCCGCGACGTCCGCGCCCACCAGCCGCTGATGGCCACCGCCACGCCCGTCACCGAGGTCGAGCCCGACCCGCTGGTGCGCCGGGTCGGCCGGGCCGAGATCGAGGCGCTGATGCCCGCCTGCGTGGCCATGTTCACCGAGGAGGTCGGCATCTCCCCGCTGGCCGGCGACGGCGGGCTGCTCTACCAGGCCCGGGTCGCCGAACTGGTCTCCACCGGACGGTCGTTCGCCCGCTTCGACCAGGACGGCAAGGTCGTCTTCAAGGCCGAGATCGGCGCCGTCACGGCCGGCGCCTGCCAGGTCCAGGGCGTCTGGGTGGCCCCCGAGCACCGCGGCAAGCGGCTCTCCGAGACCGGCATGGCCGCCGTCGTCAACACCGCCCTCGCCGAGGTCGCCCCGGTCGTCTCGCTGTACGTCAACGACTTCAACGTCCGGGCCCGCGCCGCCTACCGCCGGGTCGGCTTCCGCGAGGTCGGCGCGTTCATGAGTGTGCTGTTCTGA
- a CDS encoding aminoglycoside phosphotransferase family protein yields MAQPARFSAPQRLVESVRAEDTPSARAWLAQLPALLEARLAAWGLVPERIAEPGGRSSLLVHAHRADDLAPVALKLARPNGEAAALRTWAGRGAVLLLDEADGALLLERLHGEIPLRSLAEPKAMLEATSLLHRLWVPAPAGHGLPSLAEHARQLGDRIAERRSLPGAADAGPLVDEALEAVALAADGGGWLLHGRFRHGRVLAADRAPWLAVAPRPVVGDRAYDLASLVLDRLDTLAASPGPRGAARRRLARLSEAVELPADRVRAWTLLRAVDTALGSLAAGGTAAAELHLEFAAWL; encoded by the coding sequence ATGGCACAACCTGCGCGGTTCAGCGCCCCCCAGCGTCTCGTCGAGTCCGTCCGGGCGGAGGACACCCCGTCGGCGCGGGCCTGGCTGGCGCAGCTGCCCGCGCTGCTGGAGGCCCGGCTGGCGGCCTGGGGGCTGGTGCCGGAGCGGATCGCGGAGCCGGGCGGGCGCAGCAGCCTGCTGGTGCACGCGCACCGGGCGGACGACCTGGCGCCGGTGGCCCTGAAGCTGGCGCGCCCGAACGGCGAGGCCGCCGCCCTGCGGACGTGGGCCGGCCGGGGCGCGGTCCTGCTGCTGGACGAGGCCGACGGGGCACTGCTGCTGGAGCGGCTGCACGGGGAGATCCCGCTGCGCTCGCTGGCCGAGCCGAAGGCGATGCTGGAGGCGACCAGCCTGCTGCACCGCCTGTGGGTCCCGGCCCCGGCCGGGCACGGCCTCCCGTCCCTGGCCGAGCACGCCCGGCAGCTCGGGGACCGGATCGCCGAGCGGCGCTCGCTCCCGGGCGCCGCGGACGCCGGGCCGCTGGTGGACGAGGCCCTGGAGGCCGTGGCGCTGGCCGCGGACGGCGGCGGGTGGCTGCTGCACGGGCGGTTCCGGCACGGCCGGGTGCTGGCCGCCGACCGCGCCCCGTGGCTCGCGGTGGCCCCGCGCCCGGTGGTCGGCGACCGGGCGTACGACCTGGCCTCGCTGGTGCTGGACCGGTTGGACACCCTGGCCGCCTCCCCGGGCCCGCGCGGCGCGGCCCGGCGGCGGCTGGCCCGGCTGTCCGAGGCGGTGGAGCTCCCCGCCGACCGGGTCCGCGCCTGGACCCTGCTGCGGGCGGTGGACACCGCCCTGGGATCGCTGGCCGCGGGCGGCACCGCGGCGGCCGAGCTCCATCTGGAGTTCGCCGCCTGGCTGTGA
- the nusA gene encoding transcription termination factor NusA, translating into MDIDMSALRGLVTEKGVPFDLLVESIESALLIAYHRTEGSRRRARVELNRKTGHVTVWALEDASELEEGVEPKEFDDTPSGFGRIAASTAKQVILQRLRDAADDQTFGEYAGKEGDIVTGVVQQGNDPKSVLVDIGKLEAILPPQEQVPGEDYRHGTRLKCYVVGVRRGVRGPSVTLSRTHPNLVKRLFALEVPEIADGSVEIAAIAREAGHRTKIAVWSRRQGLNAKGACIGPNGMRVRGVMAELHGEKIDIVDWSEDPAEMVAAALSPARVTKVEIVDLAQRSARVIVPDYQLSLAIGKEGQNARLAARLTGWRIDIRPDTEAPAEESANR; encoded by the coding sequence GTGGACATCGACATGAGTGCCCTGCGCGGGCTGGTCACCGAGAAGGGCGTGCCGTTCGACCTGCTGGTCGAGTCGATCGAGTCGGCGCTCCTCATCGCGTACCACCGCACCGAGGGCTCGCGCCGCCGGGCGCGGGTGGAGCTGAACCGCAAGACCGGCCACGTGACGGTCTGGGCGCTGGAGGACGCGTCCGAGCTGGAGGAGGGCGTCGAGCCGAAGGAGTTCGACGACACCCCGTCGGGCTTCGGCCGGATCGCCGCGTCCACCGCCAAGCAGGTCATCCTGCAGCGGCTGCGGGACGCCGCGGACGACCAGACCTTCGGCGAGTACGCGGGCAAGGAGGGCGACATCGTCACCGGTGTCGTCCAGCAGGGCAACGACCCGAAGAGCGTGCTGGTCGACATCGGCAAGCTGGAGGCCATCCTGCCGCCGCAGGAGCAGGTCCCGGGCGAGGACTACCGGCACGGCACCCGGCTGAAGTGCTACGTGGTGGGCGTGCGGCGCGGTGTCCGCGGTCCGTCGGTGACGCTCTCGCGCACCCACCCGAACCTGGTGAAGCGGCTGTTCGCGCTGGAGGTCCCGGAGATCGCGGACGGCTCGGTGGAGATCGCCGCGATCGCCCGCGAGGCCGGCCACCGCACCAAGATCGCGGTCTGGTCGCGCCGGCAGGGCCTGAACGCCAAGGGCGCCTGCATCGGCCCGAACGGCATGCGGGTGCGCGGCGTGATGGCCGAGCTGCACGGCGAGAAGATCGACATCGTCGACTGGTCGGAGGACCCGGCCGAGATGGTCGCCGCCGCCCTGTCGCCCGCGCGGGTGACGAAGGTGGAGATCGTCGACCTGGCCCAGCGCTCCGCCCGGGTGATCGTGCCGGACTACCAGCTGTCGCTGGCGATCGGCAAGGAGGGGCAGAACGCCCGCCTGGCCGCCCGCCTGACCGGCTGGCGGATCGACATCCGTCCGGACACCGAGGCCCCCGCCGAGGAATCCGCCAACCGCTAG
- the infB gene encoding translation initiation factor IF-2, whose protein sequence is MAKVRVYELAKELGLESKAVMAKLTELGEFVRSASSTIEAPVVRKLTDALGATPPSGGASSAKPGPRKPAAPQPTGGAGSAAPKPGAPTPGPRPTVTPGPRPTPATPAPAAGPTAPKPAGQAPTPGPRPAAPAPAAPAPAAEFSSPAPAGEAPARPAAPRPAPANPAARPGPRPAGPRPGNNPFTSGGASGMARPSAPRPGGAPSGERGARPGGERGPRPAGAPGGERGPRPGGERGPRPAGAPGAGAPRPGGAPSGERGPRPGGAPRPGGPGAGAPRPDGMPRPAAPRPGAPSPSGMPRPNPGMMPQRPGPRPGPGAGARPGGPGARPGAPGGARPGFQGRPAGPGSRPAGGGFGGPRPGGGAGGGGGFGGGGARPGGFGGRPGGPGARGGTQGAFGRGPGGRPARGRKSKRAKRQEYEAMQAPSVGGVMLPRGNGATVRLSRGASLTDFAEKINANPAALVSVMFNLGEMVTATQSVSDATLEMLAQEMGFVLEIVSRDDEDRELLESFDIDFGADEGDEEMLAPRPPVVTVMGHVDHGKTRLLDAIRKTNVVAGEAGGITQHIGAYQVVTEVNGEERPITFLDTPGHEAFSAMRARGAKSTDIAILVVAANDGVMPQTVEALNHAKAAGVPIVVAVNKIDVEGADPTKVRGQLTEFGLVAEEYGGDTMFVDISARQGLNIEELLEAVVLTADASLDLRANPEQDAQGIAIEAHLDKGRGAMATLLVQRGTLRVGDSIVVGDSYGRVRAMLDENGNSLSEAGPSRPVLLLGLTSVPRAGDSFIVVDEDRTARQIAEKRAARDRNASMAQRRVRVSLEGFEAALAAGNIEKLNLIIKGDVSGSVEALEDALVKLDVGEEVELRVLHRGVGAITESDVDLAMGSDAIIIGFNVRAEGRARTAAEREGVDIRYYSVIYQAIEEIEAALKGLLKPEYEEVRLGSAEIREVFRSSKFGNIAGVLVREGIIRRNTKARLLRDGKVVAENLNIEGLRRFKDDATEVREGFEAGVTLGSFNDIKIEDVIETYEMREKPRS, encoded by the coding sequence GTGGCTAAGGTCCGGGTATACGAACTCGCCAAGGAGCTCGGCTTGGAGAGCAAGGCCGTCATGGCCAAGCTCACCGAGCTGGGCGAGTTCGTGCGTTCAGCGTCCTCGACGATCGAGGCGCCGGTCGTGCGCAAGTTGACTGACGCTTTGGGAGCGACCCCGCCGTCCGGCGGCGCGTCCTCCGCGAAGCCTGGCCCGCGGAAGCCCGCGGCGCCCCAGCCGACCGGCGGCGCCGGTTCGGCCGCACCCAAGCCGGGTGCCCCCACCCCCGGCCCGCGTCCCACCGTGACGCCGGGCCCCCGTCCCACCCCCGCCACCCCCGCGCCCGCGGCGGGCCCGACCGCGCCGAAGCCGGCCGGCCAGGCCCCGACCCCGGGTCCGCGCCCGGCGGCGCCCGCCCCGGCCGCTCCGGCGCCGGCGGCGGAGTTCTCCTCCCCGGCCCCGGCCGGCGAGGCTCCGGCGCGTCCGGCCGCCCCGCGGCCGGCCCCGGCCAACCCCGCGGCCCGTCCGGGCCCGCGTCCGGCCGGCCCGCGTCCGGGCAACAACCCCTTCACCTCGGGCGGCGCGTCGGGCATGGCCCGTCCGTCGGCCCCGCGTCCGGGCGGTGCGCCGTCCGGTGAGCGCGGTGCCCGTCCCGGTGGTGAGCGCGGTCCCCGTCCGGCCGGTGCGCCGGGTGGCGAGCGCGGTCCCCGTCCCGGTGGCGAGCGCGGGCCCCGTCCCGCCGGTGCCCCGGGTGCCGGTGCGCCGCGTCCGGGCGGTGCGCCGTCCGGTGAGCGCGGTCCCCGTCCCGGTGGCGCCCCGCGTCCCGGCGGTCCGGGTGCCGGTGCGCCCCGTCCCGACGGCATGCCGCGTCCGGCCGCTCCGCGGCCCGGTGCGCCGAGCCCGTCCGGGATGCCCCGTCCGAACCCCGGCATGATGCCGCAGCGTCCGGGCCCGCGCCCGGGTCCGGGTGCCGGTGCGCGTCCGGGTGGCCCCGGTGCGCGTCCGGGTGCTCCGGGCGGTGCCCGTCCCGGCTTCCAGGGCCGTCCGGCCGGTCCGGGCTCGCGTCCGGCCGGTGGCGGCTTCGGCGGCCCCCGTCCGGGTGGCGGCGCCGGTGGCGGCGGTGGCTTCGGCGGCGGCGGTGCCCGTCCCGGCGGCTTCGGCGGTCGTCCCGGCGGCCCGGGTGCCCGTGGTGGCACGCAGGGCGCGTTCGGTCGCGGCCCCGGCGGCCGTCCGGCCCGTGGCCGGAAGTCGAAGCGGGCGAAGCGCCAGGAGTACGAGGCCATGCAGGCCCCGTCCGTCGGCGGCGTGATGCTGCCGCGCGGCAACGGCGCGACCGTTCGCCTCTCGCGCGGCGCTTCGCTGACGGACTTCGCGGAGAAGATCAACGCCAACCCGGCGGCGCTCGTCTCGGTGATGTTCAACCTCGGTGAGATGGTCACCGCGACCCAGTCGGTCTCCGACGCGACGCTCGAGATGCTGGCCCAGGAGATGGGCTTCGTGCTGGAGATCGTCAGCCGGGACGACGAGGACCGCGAGCTGCTCGAGTCCTTCGACATCGACTTCGGTGCCGACGAGGGCGACGAGGAGATGCTCGCGCCGCGTCCGCCGGTGGTCACCGTCATGGGTCACGTCGACCACGGCAAGACCCGACTGCTGGACGCGATCCGCAAGACCAACGTGGTCGCGGGCGAGGCCGGCGGCATCACCCAGCACATCGGTGCGTACCAGGTGGTCACCGAGGTGAACGGCGAAGAGCGCCCGATCACCTTCCTCGACACCCCGGGTCACGAGGCGTTCTCCGCCATGCGTGCCCGTGGTGCCAAGTCCACCGACATCGCGATCCTGGTGGTCGCGGCCAACGACGGCGTCATGCCGCAGACGGTCGAGGCGTTGAACCACGCCAAGGCCGCCGGCGTGCCGATCGTGGTCGCGGTCAACAAGATCGACGTCGAGGGCGCGGACCCGACCAAGGTCCGCGGCCAGCTCACCGAGTTCGGCCTGGTGGCCGAGGAGTACGGCGGCGACACCATGTTCGTCGACATCTCCGCCCGCCAGGGCCTCAACATCGAGGAGCTGCTGGAGGCCGTGGTCCTGACCGCGGACGCCTCCCTCGACCTGCGCGCCAACCCGGAGCAGGACGCCCAGGGCATCGCGATCGAAGCCCACCTGGACAAGGGCCGCGGCGCCATGGCGACGCTGCTCGTCCAGCGCGGCACCCTGCGGGTCGGCGACTCGATCGTGGTCGGCGACTCCTACGGCCGCGTCCGCGCGATGCTGGACGAGAACGGCAACAGCCTCTCCGAGGCCGGCCCGTCCCGTCCGGTGCTGCTGCTCGGTCTGACCTCGGTGCCCCGCGCCGGCGACAGCTTCATCGTCGTCGACGAGGACCGCACCGCCCGCCAGATCGCCGAGAAGCGCGCCGCCCGCGACCGCAACGCCTCGATGGCCCAGCGCCGCGTTCGCGTCTCGCTGGAGGGCTTCGAGGCCGCGCTGGCCGCCGGCAACATCGAGAAGCTCAACCTCATCATCAAGGGTGACGTCTCCGGTTCCGTCGAAGCCCTCGAGGACGCGCTCGTCAAGCTGGACGTGGGCGAAGAGGTCGAGCTGCGGGTCCTGCACCGCGGTGTGGGTGCCATCACCGAGTCCGACGTGGACCTGGCGATGGGCTCGGACGCCATCATCATCGGCTTCAACGTGCGCGCCGAGGGGCGTGCCCGTACCGCGGCCGAGCGCGAGGGCGTCGACATCCGGTACTACTCGGTCATCTACCAGGCGATCGAGGAGATCGAGGCCGCGCTCAAGGGCCTGCTCAAGCCCGAGTACGAGGAGGTGCGCCTCGGCTCCGCGGAGATCCGCGAGGTGTTCCGCTCCTCCAAGTTCGGCAACATCGCCGGTGTCCTCGTCCGCGAGGGCATCATCCGCCGCAACACCAAGGCGCGCCTGCTGCGCGACGGCAAGGTCGTGGCGGAGAACCTCAACATCGAGGGCCTGCGCCGCTTCAAGGACGACGCGACCGAGGTCCGCGAGGGCTTCGAGGCCGGTGTCACCCTGGGCTCGTTCAACGACATCAAGATCGAGGATGTCATCGAGACCTACGAGATGCGCGAGAAGCCGCGCTCGTAA
- a CDS encoding DUF503 domain-containing protein, with protein sequence MFVGTLTFDLLLGDVHSLKEKRSIVRPIVAELQRKYSVCAAEVGNQDLHRRAEIGCAVVSGEAGYVNEILDSCERLVAGRPEVMLLSARRRYHHDDDE encoded by the coding sequence ATGTTCGTAGGAACACTCACCTTCGACCTGCTCCTCGGCGACGTGCACTCGCTCAAGGAGAAGCGGTCGATCGTGCGGCCCATCGTGGCCGAACTGCAGCGCAAGTACAGCGTGTGCGCCGCAGAGGTAGGGAACCAGGATCTGCACCGCAGGGCCGAGATCGGCTGCGCGGTGGTGTCCGGCGAGGCCGGGTACGTCAACGAGATCCTGGACAGCTGTGAGCGGCTCGTCGCCGGCCGCCCCGAGGTGATGCTGCTCTCCGCACGGAGGCGGTACCACCACGACGACGACGAATGA
- a CDS encoding YlxR family protein, with product MSGRTHVRACPERTCVGCRKRAAKHELLRVVAGGDECVPDPRGTLPGRGAYLHPDPNCLDLAVRRRAFPRALRVQGALDPGALREHLGAEASPADRQSAH from the coding sequence GTGTCTGGCCGGACGCATGTCCGGGCATGCCCTGAACGCACCTGCGTGGGCTGCCGCAAGCGCGCGGCCAAGCACGAGCTGCTGCGTGTCGTGGCGGGCGGGGACGAATGCGTCCCCGATCCCCGTGGCACTCTGCCGGGCCGGGGCGCGTATCTGCACCCCGACCCGAACTGCCTCGACCTCGCGGTCCGCCGCCGGGCGTTCCCCAGGGCCCTCAGGGTCCAGGGCGCGCTCGACCCCGGCGCCCTGCGGGAGCACCTCGGGGCGGAAGCAAGTCCGGCCGATCGGCAGTCGGCCCACTGA
- the rimP gene encoding ribosome maturation factor RimP, which yields MSTTPTDRLRALLEPLAAEAGLDLEEVKVTQAGSRRQVQVDVDAEDGVDLDAISEFSRLVSQALDASDLMGEAPYLLEVGSPGAERPLSEPRHWRRATGRLAAVKLLDGAELTARVLESDEDGALVEVQPVKGRGRPKERRLEFAEIARARVQVEFNRKDEEPLDAAADIADVDEEEEEA from the coding sequence ATGAGCACCACCCCCACTGACCGGCTGCGCGCGTTGTTGGAGCCGCTGGCCGCCGAGGCCGGGCTCGACCTCGAAGAGGTCAAGGTGACCCAGGCCGGCAGTCGCCGCCAGGTGCAGGTCGACGTGGACGCCGAGGACGGCGTCGACCTCGACGCGATCTCCGAGTTCTCCCGCCTGGTGAGCCAGGCGCTGGACGCCTCCGACCTGATGGGCGAGGCCCCGTACCTGCTGGAGGTCGGTTCGCCGGGCGCCGAGCGCCCGCTGAGCGAGCCCCGGCACTGGCGCCGGGCGACCGGTCGGCTGGCGGCGGTCAAGCTGCTGGACGGCGCGGAGCTGACCGCGCGGGTGCTGGAGAGCGACGAGGACGGCGCGCTGGTCGAGGTGCAGCCGGTGAAGGGGCGCGGCCGCCCCAAGGAGCGCCGACTGGAGTTCGCGGAGATCGCGCGGGCCCGGGTGCAGGTCGAGTTCAACCGCAAGGACGAGGAACCGCTCGACGCCGCCGCCGACATCGCGGACGTGGACGAAGAGGAAGAGGAGGCGTAG
- the rbfA gene encoding 30S ribosome-binding factor RbfA: MTDTARARKLADRIQVVVAETLQRRIKDPRLGYVTITDARVTGDLREATVFYTVYGDEAERESSAAALESAKGILRSEVGKQTGVRFTPTLTFVADALPDNARNIDDLLDKARLSDAAVRTAAAGAAFAGEADPYRSSRDDDEDE, encoded by the coding sequence GTGACCGACACCGCTAGGGCGCGCAAGCTCGCCGACCGCATCCAGGTGGTCGTGGCGGAGACCCTGCAGCGCCGGATCAAGGACCCGCGCCTGGGGTACGTCACCATCACCGACGCCCGGGTCACCGGGGACCTGCGCGAGGCCACCGTCTTCTACACCGTCTACGGTGACGAGGCCGAGCGCGAGTCCAGCGCGGCCGCGCTGGAGAGCGCCAAGGGCATCCTGCGCTCCGAGGTCGGCAAGCAGACCGGGGTGCGGTTCACGCCGACCCTGACCTTCGTCGCCGACGCGCTGCCGGACAACGCCCGGAACATCGACGACCTGCTGGACAAGGCCCGGCTCTCCGACGCCGCCGTCCGCACCGCCGCCGCCGGGGCCGCGTTCGCCGGCGAGGCCGACCCGTACAGGTCGTCCCGCGACGACGACGAGGACGAGTGA
- a CDS encoding GNAT family N-acetyltransferase codes for MEQLTGVTIEAIDLAAWAPAVLEVQAVAFGLGPHEVAVRLPIVGRHALQPGVVALGAMSRGRLVGFGYGMPNRRDHWWSTVIEPYLAARGHEGWLDGVFAVTELHVLPEFQGLGVGTRLIRTLCGHSGLDRSILSAIDAETPARRLYRSLGYRDLAPAVRFPNTARPYAVMGAHLPLRDPARP; via the coding sequence ATGGAGCAGCTCACCGGGGTGACGATCGAGGCCATCGACCTGGCGGCGTGGGCGCCCGCCGTGCTGGAGGTCCAGGCCGTCGCGTTCGGGCTGGGGCCGCACGAGGTCGCGGTGCGGCTGCCGATCGTGGGGCGGCACGCGCTGCAGCCGGGGGTGGTGGCGCTGGGGGCGATGTCCCGGGGGCGGCTGGTGGGCTTCGGGTACGGGATGCCGAACCGGCGCGACCACTGGTGGTCGACGGTGATCGAGCCGTACCTGGCGGCGCGCGGCCACGAGGGCTGGCTGGACGGGGTGTTCGCGGTGACGGAGCTGCACGTGCTGCCGGAGTTCCAGGGCCTCGGCGTGGGCACCCGGCTGATCCGCACGCTGTGCGGGCACTCGGGCCTGGACCGGTCGATCCTGTCGGCGATCGACGCGGAGACCCCGGCCCGCCGGCTGTACCGCTCGCTCGGCTACCGGGACCTGGCGCCCGCGGTGCGCTTCCCGAACACGGCCCGCCCGTACGCGGTGATGGGCGCCCACCTGCCGCTGCGCGACCCGGCCCGGCCCTGA